The proteins below come from a single Mugil cephalus isolate CIBA_MC_2020 chromosome 7, CIBA_Mcephalus_1.1, whole genome shotgun sequence genomic window:
- the LOC125011044 gene encoding LOW QUALITY PROTEIN: uncharacterized protein LOC125011044 (The sequence of the model RefSeq protein was modified relative to this genomic sequence to represent the inferred CDS: deleted 1 base in 1 codon; substituted 1 base at 1 genomic stop codon), whose product MLLVRLKERRRRDSHVDVNIREHIKELKYDPSSSCDSFPSADSLSSTQVFVLVFFTVWQRQGYDIFGSGTKLYVTDEQVVKPVVSVYQAASRAHLEGKSSLLCLASHMFPSEVKFSWKRQKEGGSLEELXPLAEGEQLELRESGRRASIRLVDRDDLYTYEYICSVEHEGGTVEAKALQEFPHVSEYKVKLLCLQYTVLIVKSLVYCCGLSLLMSLRNKGPSTSSTHAD is encoded by the exons atgctgctagtgaggctaaaagaaaggagaagaagagacagtcatGTAGATGTGAACATCAGagaacacatcaaggagctgaaatatgatccttcctcctcatgtgactccttcccctcagctgactctctcagcagcacacaggtttttgtattagtctttttcactgtgtggcaGCGGCAGGGCTACGACATCTTTGGCTCTGGAACTAAACTGTATGTaacag atgagcaggTAGTGAAGCCCGTGGTGAGCGTGTACCAGGCAGCATCCAGAGCCCACCTGGAGGGGAagagctctctgctgtgtctggcctcaCACATGTTTCCTTCTGAGGTCaagttctcctggaaaagacagaaggagggcgGCTCTCTGGAGGAGCTGTGACCCCTTGCTGAA GGagagcagctggagctcagagagtcgGGACGCAGAGCCTCCATCAGGCTGGTGGATAGAGATGATCTCTACACATATGAATACATCTGCTCCGTCGAGCATGAGGGAGGCACAGTGGAGGCCAAAGCACTACAAG agtTTCCTCATGTCTCTGAGTACAAagtgaagctgctctgtctgcagtacacagtgctgatagtgaagagtctggtgtactgctgtggactctctctgctgatgaGCCTCAGAAACAAGGGACcatccaccagctccacacatgctgactga
- the LOC125010622 gene encoding vitamin K-dependent protein C-like, with amino-acid sequence MSLEVGHRGASTGLSPTRAERLIAGIWVELKNQVTCTWTTCPRCDYEEAREIFQTREATLEFWTVYTDGNQCQSNVCIHGECVDLHQDYACRCNQGYEGKYCNQPLTATNCSVDNGDCDHDCTDSEDGLSRRCSCLSGYKLDDDHRKCVPNGSASCGRLLINRSSYTKPMDGLLPWMVGGEVGKKGESPWQVLVLNARGRFHCGGVLIAESWVLTAAHCLEDNRRFSVRLGDYERFRDEGSEVTLRVIATFKHPNYNRDTVDNDIALLRLQSPAPNSEYIVPVCLPGREMAERVLHLNGTLTTVSGWGKDDLDSTHYSSALNVIKIPLVSHSVCSRLMFPYNISENVLCAGVLGQRKDACEGDSGGPMVTLYRDTWFLVGLVSWGDGCGKEDKLGIYTKVSNYNDWIHKVIEDWDKGLHLL; translated from the exons atgtctttggaggtgggccATAGGGGTGCCTCCACAGGGCTCAGCCCGACCCGGGCAGAGAG gctCATTGCAGGTATATGGGTGGAGCTGAAGAACCAAGTCACATGCACCTGGACAACCTGCCCCAGG TGCGACTACGAGGAAGCCAGAGAGATTTTCCAGACCAGAGAAGCGACG ctgGAGTTCTGGACAGTGTACACGG ATGGGAACCAGTGTCAGTCCAACGTGTGCATTCACGGAGAGTGTGTGGATCTGCACCAAGACTATGCCTGCCGCTGCAACCAGGGATACGAGGGCAAATACTGCAATCAGC CTCTGACGGCCACTAACTGCTCCGTGGACAACGGCGACTGCGACCACGACTGCACGGACAGCGAGGACGGCCTGTCGAGACGCTGCAGCTGTCTGAGTGGATACAAACTGGACGACGACCACAGGAAATGTGTCCCCAATG GTTCTGCATCGTGTGGCCGGTTGCTGATCAACAGGTCGTCATACACCAAGCCGATGGACGGCCTGCTGCCCTGGATggtgggaggggaggtgggCAAGAAGGGGGAAAGTCCCTGGCAG GTGCTGGTACTCAACGCCCGAGGACGTTTTCACTGCGGGGGCGTCCTCATCGCCGAGAGCTGGGTCCTGACGGCCGCTCACTGTCTCGAAGACAACCGGAGATTCAGTGTACGACTGG GTGACTACGAGCGTTTCAGAGACGAAGGGAGCGAGGTAACCCTGAGGGTCATCGCAACTTTCAAACATCCGAACTACAACAGGGACACGGTGGACAATGACATCGCCCTGCTGCGCCTGCAGAGCCCTGCGCCCAACTCAGAATACATCGTCCCCGTGTGCCTGCCGGGACGTGAGATGGCCGAGCGAGTTCTCCACCTGAACGGGACCCTCACCACGGTGAGCGGCTGGGGAAAGGACGACCTGGACAGCACTCACTACAGCTCGGCGCTCAACGTCATCAAAATCCCGCTGGTCAGCCACAGCGTCTGCTCCCGCCTGATGTTCCCGTACAACATCTCTGAAAACGTCCTCTGTGCTGGGGTCCTGGGACAGAGGAAGGACGCCTGCGAGGGGGACAGCGGCGGACCGATGGTCACTCTGTACCGGGACACCTGGTTCCTGGTTGGCCTGGTGTCCTGGGGCGACGGTTGTGGCAAGGAGGACAAGCTGGGTATCTACACCAAGGTGTCCAACTACAACGACTGGATCCACAAGGTGATTGAGGACTGGGACAAAGGTCTCCATCTACTGTGA